In Carassius carassius chromosome 5, fCarCar2.1, whole genome shotgun sequence, one genomic interval encodes:
- the LOC132141247 gene encoding probable global transcription activator SNF2L2 isoform X1, which produces MKRLAARCNAGLLILSPPDWSQPGDHSQSQAIQNGVSEVMEEESNLKKRKSDQQGNQGSETGQEVVEKVKKRRGRPPAEKLPPNPPKLTKQMNTIVDMVINYKDMLGRQISKGFVQLPSRKEVPEYYELIRKPVDFRRIRERVRNHKYRCIADLEKDIMQMCHNAQTFNLEGSQIFEDSIVLKSVFESARQRIVELSEEDNDAVGSSEADGGQLLNLDPPVSKSTNAKLDEKKEKNKTDPSNTSSKEVTNSDEDLGKECENNTRGLLN; this is translated from the exons ATGAAGAGACTGGCTGCGCGCTGCAATGCTGGTTTGCTAATTCTCTCCCCTCCAGACTGGAGCCAGCCTGGAGACCACAGTCAG tctcaggccatccaaaacgGAGTGTCTGAGGTTATGGAGGAGGAAAGCAACTTGAAGAAACGAAAAAGCGATCAACAAGGCAACCAGGGCTCTGAGACTGGTCAGGAGGTGGTGGAGAAAGTCAAAAAGCGACGGGGTCGCCCTCCTGCCGAGAAACTGCCGCCCAACCCTCCCAAGCTCACAAAACAGATGAACACCATTGTAGACATGGTCATCAACTACAAGGACAT GTTGGGCCGACAGATCAGTAAAGGTTTCGTTCAGCTGCCCTCAAGAAAAGAGGTGCCAGAGTACTACGAGCTCATCCGCAAGCCAGTTGACTTCAGGAGGATCAGG GAGAGAGTACGTAATCACAAATATAGGTGCATTGCTGACCTGGAAAAGGATATCATGCAGATGTGCCACAATGCTCAGACGTTTAATCTGGAAGGATCTCAG ATCTTTGAGGACTCCATTGTTTTGAAGTCTGTTTTTGAGAGTGCAAGACAGCGAATAGTGGAACTCAGCGAGGAAGACAATGATGCTGTTGGAAGCAGTGAAGCAGATGGTGGCCAACTTTTAAATCTAGATC CTCCTGTTTCCAAATCAACAAATGCCAAGTTGgatgaaaaaaaggagaaaaataaaaCCGATCCTAGTAATACCAGTTCAAAGGAGGTCACAAACAGTGATGAAGACCTTGGCAAAGAATGTGAGAATAACACAAGAGGACTATTAAATTAG
- the LOC132141247 gene encoding probable global transcription activator SNF2L2 isoform X2 yields the protein MEEESNLKKRKSDQQGNQGSETGQEVVEKVKKRRGRPPAEKLPPNPPKLTKQMNTIVDMVINYKDMLGRQISKGFVQLPSRKEVPEYYELIRKPVDFRRIRERVRNHKYRCIADLEKDIMQMCHNAQTFNLEGSQIFEDSIVLKSVFESARQRIVELSEEDNDAVGSSEADGGQLLNLDPPVSKSTNAKLDEKKEKNKTDPSNTSSKEVTNSDEDLGKECENNTRGLLN from the exons ATGGAGGAGGAAAGCAACTTGAAGAAACGAAAAAGCGATCAACAAGGCAACCAGGGCTCTGAGACTGGTCAGGAGGTGGTGGAGAAAGTCAAAAAGCGACGGGGTCGCCCTCCTGCCGAGAAACTGCCGCCCAACCCTCCCAAGCTCACAAAACAGATGAACACCATTGTAGACATGGTCATCAACTACAAGGACAT GTTGGGCCGACAGATCAGTAAAGGTTTCGTTCAGCTGCCCTCAAGAAAAGAGGTGCCAGAGTACTACGAGCTCATCCGCAAGCCAGTTGACTTCAGGAGGATCAGG GAGAGAGTACGTAATCACAAATATAGGTGCATTGCTGACCTGGAAAAGGATATCATGCAGATGTGCCACAATGCTCAGACGTTTAATCTGGAAGGATCTCAG ATCTTTGAGGACTCCATTGTTTTGAAGTCTGTTTTTGAGAGTGCAAGACAGCGAATAGTGGAACTCAGCGAGGAAGACAATGATGCTGTTGGAAGCAGTGAAGCAGATGGTGGCCAACTTTTAAATCTAGATC CTCCTGTTTCCAAATCAACAAATGCCAAGTTGgatgaaaaaaaggagaaaaataaaaCCGATCCTAGTAATACCAGTTCAAAGGAGGTCACAAACAGTGATGAAGACCTTGGCAAAGAATGTGAGAATAACACAAGAGGACTATTAAATTAG